A single region of the Syntrophotaleaceae bacterium genome encodes:
- the pyrE gene encoding orotate phosphoribosyltransferase, producing the protein MDSNELEELKQIIRQVSYEEREVTLASGRKSNFYFDGKQTALHPRGAVLVGRAFYAQLQHFPGPVQGVGGLTLGADPIATAIAITSSLAGNPVPAFIIRKEPKGHGTGQWLEGRKNLPAGARVVIVEDVLTTGGSALKAVERAREEGLKVLGVISLVDREEGGREAVEAAGIPLRAIFTKTEVAGK; encoded by the coding sequence TTGGACAGCAATGAACTTGAAGAATTAAAACAGATTATCCGCCAGGTTTCCTACGAAGAGAGGGAAGTCACCCTGGCATCGGGACGGAAAAGCAACTTTTACTTCGACGGCAAGCAGACTGCTTTGCACCCCCGGGGAGCGGTGCTGGTGGGCAGGGCCTTTTATGCTCAGCTGCAGCACTTTCCCGGCCCCGTGCAGGGGGTGGGGGGGCTGACTCTCGGCGCCGATCCCATCGCTACTGCCATCGCCATCACCAGTTCCCTGGCCGGCAACCCCGTACCGGCCTTCATCATCCGCAAGGAGCCCAAGGGGCATGGAACCGGACAGTGGCTGGAAGGCCGCAAGAATCTTCCGGCCGGCGCCCGCGTGGTGATCGTTGAGGATGTCCTGACGACCGGCGGATCGGCTTTGAAGGCTGTCGAGCGAGCCCGGGAGGAGGGCCTGAAGGTCCTCGGGGTCATTTCCCTGGTCGATCGGGAAGAAGGGGGCCGCGAGGCGGTCGAAGCGGCCGGAATCCCCCTCCGGGCCATATTCACGAAAACGGAAGTGGCCGGAAAATAA
- the nadB gene encoding L-aspartate oxidase translates to MKITSDFLVIGSGIAGLSYALKVADHGTVSVVTKREISETATNLAQGGIASVLSSEDSFASHFKDTMVAGAWLCREDVVKLVVESGPSAIEDLINWGVCFTKKDADTYDLGREGGHSHRRILHAKDITGREIERALVEAVTSHPNITVYENHIGVDLITDAKVDRRLKRPRRCLGAFVLDIRGREVIPFGARMTVLATGGAGKVFRYTTNPDVATGDGVAMAYRAGATISDMEFMQFHPTTLFHPKAKSFLISEAVRGEGAILRRGDGTAFMSQYHPLKDLAPRDVVARAIDNEMKVHGEDSAFLDITHRDADYIRNRFPNIHETCLSYGIDMTREPIPVVPAAHYLCGGVKVDLWGESDLENLFAIGEVACTGLHGANRLASNSLLEGVVFADRVATRSVGRLKDKNPPFPTVPAWDYGTATDSDEEVVVTHNWDEIRTCMWNYVGIVRSDRRLARALRRIRMIQEEIAEYYWDFYPTSDLIELRNITTVASLIVRCAQQRKESRGLHYNIDHPETDDLHWKRGTDIRKRF, encoded by the coding sequence GTGAAAATCACTTCTGATTTCCTGGTTATCGGCAGCGGCATCGCCGGTCTTTCCTATGCCTTGAAAGTTGCCGATCACGGCACCGTTTCCGTCGTCACCAAGCGCGAAATCTCTGAAACGGCCACCAACCTTGCCCAGGGGGGCATCGCCTCGGTCTTGAGTTCCGAGGATTCCTTCGCCTCCCATTTCAAGGACACCATGGTCGCGGGCGCCTGGCTTTGCCGGGAGGACGTGGTCAAACTGGTGGTTGAGAGCGGACCGTCCGCCATCGAGGACCTGATCAACTGGGGGGTCTGCTTCACCAAAAAGGATGCGGACACCTACGACCTCGGGCGGGAAGGAGGGCACAGTCACCGCCGCATTCTGCATGCCAAGGACATTACCGGCAGGGAAATCGAAAGAGCCCTGGTGGAAGCGGTCACCAGTCATCCCAACATCACCGTGTATGAAAACCATATCGGGGTCGACCTGATCACCGATGCGAAAGTCGACCGCCGGCTGAAAAGACCCCGCCGTTGCCTGGGGGCCTTCGTTCTGGACATTCGCGGCCGGGAGGTGATCCCCTTCGGCGCCCGCATGACCGTTCTGGCCACCGGCGGCGCCGGCAAGGTCTTTCGGTACACGACCAATCCGGACGTTGCCACCGGCGACGGGGTTGCCATGGCCTACCGGGCCGGCGCCACCATCTCCGATATGGAGTTCATGCAGTTCCATCCCACCACCCTGTTCCATCCGAAGGCGAAATCCTTTCTGATTTCCGAGGCCGTCAGGGGCGAAGGGGCTATCCTGCGCCGGGGGGACGGCACGGCCTTCATGAGCCAGTACCACCCCCTGAAGGACCTCGCCCCCCGCGATGTGGTCGCCCGGGCCATCGACAACGAGATGAAGGTGCACGGCGAGGACAGTGCTTTCCTCGACATCACCCACCGGGATGCCGATTACATCCGCAACCGTTTTCCCAACATCCACGAAACCTGCCTGTCCTACGGTATCGACATGACCCGGGAACCGATTCCGGTGGTTCCGGCGGCCCACTATCTATGCGGCGGGGTCAAGGTCGATCTCTGGGGCGAATCGGACCTGGAAAACCTCTTCGCCATTGGCGAGGTCGCCTGCACCGGGCTGCATGGGGCCAACCGTCTGGCCAGCAACAGCCTGCTGGAAGGGGTGGTCTTCGCCGATCGGGTGGCGACCCGCTCAGTTGGGCGTCTGAAGGACAAGAACCCGCCCTTCCCCACCGTCCCCGCCTGGGATTATGGCACCGCCACGGACAGCGACGAGGAAGTCGTGGTCACCCACAACTGGGACGAAATCCGCACCTGCATGTGGAACTATGTCGGTATCGTCCGCTCCGACCGCCGGCTGGCCCGGGCGCTGCGCCGCATCCGTATGATCCAGGAGGAAATCGCCGAGTATTACTGGGATTTCTATCCCACTTCCGATCTCATCGAGTTGCGCAACATCACCACCGTCGCCAGTTTGATCGTCCGCTGCGCCCAGCAGCGCAAGGAGAGCCGCGGACTGCATTACAACATCGACCACCCGGAAACCGACGATCTGCACTGGAAACGGGGGACGGATATACGCAAACGTTTTTAG
- a CDS encoding lytic transglycosylase domain-containing protein, with protein sequence MHWMAVLLFGLTAFSCWGTVAWGDIYKYVDANGVIHFTNTPTGNEFRFYLKESPKGGLVKEDVSAVIARYAQTFNLEEALIKAVIKAESNYDPKAVSRKGAQGMMQLIPETARLMNVSDPFNPEENIRGGSRYLRKMLDEFDGNLELALAAYNAGPGSVRRHKGIPPFQETRQYIERVKKYLHQYR encoded by the coding sequence ATGCATTGGATGGCGGTTCTCCTTTTCGGTCTAACAGCGTTTTCCTGTTGGGGGACGGTAGCCTGGGGTGACATCTACAAGTATGTGGATGCCAATGGAGTGATTCATTTCACCAACACGCCGACGGGAAACGAGTTTCGTTTTTATCTCAAGGAATCTCCCAAAGGTGGGTTGGTAAAGGAAGATGTTTCCGCGGTAATCGCCCGTTATGCCCAGACCTTCAATCTTGAAGAGGCGCTGATCAAGGCGGTCATCAAGGCGGAGAGCAATTACGATCCCAAGGCGGTCTCCCGCAAAGGGGCCCAGGGGATGATGCAGTTGATTCCGGAAACAGCCCGGCTCATGAATGTGTCCGATCCCTTCAATCCGGAAGAGAACATCCGGGGCGGAAGCCGCTATCTGCGGAAAATGCTTGACGAGTTCGACGGCAACCTGGAACTGGCCCTGGCCGCCTACAATGCCGGGCCCGGATCGGTTCGCCGACATAAAGGCATCCCTCCCTTTCAAGAGACACGGCAGTACATCGAGCGGGTGAAGAAATATCTCCATCAGTACCGTTGA
- a CDS encoding DUF1254 domain-containing protein: protein MTTRSSLGIGTIDSRLGQLGFEAGYPTQATIEKLYDELDFQRAVQAYLWALPMASYGAMADAHKALGADSHTVVIADKLAEPRQLALTANRDTVYMSGVLDLREGPMVMELPPGLLGTMNNIWQQPLIDLGGPFSPEQNRGGRFLILPPEHDGPLPAIHHHIVRSDTSIVVFYLRGIPRTQEDIPEVIEQIKTYRQYKLEESVNPPETRFVSLSGKDADLITNEGFAYFESLARYLNENPPREQDMAMLGVLESLGIVHGRPFEPNERMKKILTEGATVGRAMATTLAYAPRVPNAVVYAYPAERHWKKIFFSDPTFHEPEYMAIDLRTKYTFEAIGTAKSMVMSVPGQGSQYIGLYQDGGGNWLTGDHTYRIRLPKGVPANMFWSLTVYDNETRSMIQNEHGRPLVGSVHGAVAEEDGSFGLYFAPELPADVPEVNWVQTTPGKGWFVYLRLYGPEQPYFDKTWVPGDAEKVK, encoded by the coding sequence TTGACCACTCGTTCGAGTCTTGGAATCGGGACGATCGATAGCCGGCTGGGACAGCTCGGGTTCGAAGCCGGGTATCCCACGCAAGCTACCATCGAAAAGCTTTACGACGAGCTGGACTTTCAGCGGGCCGTTCAGGCCTACCTTTGGGCTCTGCCGATGGCGTCGTACGGCGCCATGGCTGACGCCCACAAGGCGCTGGGCGCAGACAGCCACACGGTGGTTATCGCCGACAAACTGGCTGAGCCACGGCAGCTGGCCCTGACCGCAAACCGCGATACGGTCTATATGTCCGGCGTGCTGGACCTGCGCGAAGGGCCGATGGTGATGGAGCTGCCGCCGGGTCTGCTGGGCACGATGAACAACATCTGGCAGCAGCCGTTGATCGACCTCGGCGGACCCTTCTCGCCGGAGCAGAACCGGGGCGGCAGGTTTCTGATCCTACCGCCCGAACATGACGGCCCGCTGCCCGCGATCCATCACCATATCGTCCGATCGGACACCAGCATCGTCGTTTTCTATCTCAGAGGCATCCCGCGGACGCAAGAGGATATCCCCGAGGTTATCGAACAGATCAAGACGTATCGGCAATACAAGCTGGAAGAGTCCGTCAATCCGCCAGAGACCCGTTTCGTTTCGCTGTCCGGTAAAGACGCCGACCTGATAACCAACGAGGGCTTCGCGTACTTCGAGAGCCTGGCCCGCTACCTCAATGAGAATCCACCCCGCGAACAGGACATGGCCATGCTCGGCGTGCTCGAGTCGCTCGGCATAGTTCACGGAAGGCCCTTCGAGCCGAACGAGCGCATGAAAAAGATCCTGACCGAAGGGGCTACCGTGGGTCGGGCGATGGCGACGACGCTCGCCTATGCGCCGCGAGTACCGAACGCCGTTGTGTATGCGTATCCCGCAGAGCGCCACTGGAAGAAGATTTTTTTTTCTGATCCCACCTTCCATGAACCGGAGTACATGGCCATCGATCTTCGCACCAAGTACACCTTCGAGGCGATCGGTACGGCGAAATCCATGGTCATGTCAGTGCCCGGCCAGGGCTCGCAATATATCGGTCTGTATCAGGATGGCGGCGGCAACTGGTTGACCGGGGATCACACCTACCGAATCCGCCTGCCCAAGGGGGTGCCGGCGAACATGTTCTGGTCGCTGACCGTCTACGACAACGAGACCCGCTCAATGATCCAGAACGAGCATGGAAGGCCGTTGGTCGGTTCGGTACACGGTGCGGTGGCAGAAGAGGACGGCTCGTTCGGTCTCTACTTCGCTCCGGAACTGCCGGCCGA